The DNA region AGCGGCAAGCTCAACGCCGCGGCGCAGGCGCAGGACCAGGTCGCCGGGTTGTGCAGCGCCGCCTTCGCGTGGCCGTTCCGGATCGCGGGCGACGAGGCCTTCGAGGTCGACGTGCGGCTGCCCGTCGACCTGTACAGCGGGGCCGCCGACCTCGCGGAGCTGCGGGCCACACCCGCCGCCGATCTCGCAGGGGCCAACCGGGCGTTCTGGGCGGCGAAGCTCATCGGGCAGGGCGTGCAGCCGCTCCTGCCTCCCCCGGTGGGCCACTTGACGGACCTGTTCCGACAGGCGCGCTCGCAGCTGCTCGTCCTCTCCGACCACGGTGAGATCCACCCGGGTCCGACGGTGTACGACTCGTTCTGGATCAGGGACTCCTCGGTGGAGGCGACGGCGTGCTCCCTGGTCGGGGACTCGGCGCTCGCGGAGCACCAGCTGGGCACGCACTATCCGGGGCGGTTCAACCGCGGCACGGGCCGGATCGGGCCGTGCGCGGAGTACGGCTTCTACGGCGGGCCGCACGAGCGGGACGACCACGAGTGGGACAGCAACGGTCAGGCGCTGTGGGCGATCGGCCGCTACGACCGGACGGCGGGCCGCGCCGCCGCGTTCGGCGCGAAGCTGTACACGCCGTACGTCATCGACGGCGCGCGCTGGCTGCGCGACAACCGGGACGGCAACGGCCTGCTGCACAGCGGCTGGAGCGCCGAGCACCTGGGCGAGCGCGACAAGCCGCACTACTGGGACGACCTGTGGGGCCTCGCGGGCCTGTACGAGGCGGCGCGGCTGGCCGAGCGCCTCGGGACGCCGGACGTGCGGGAACTCTGGGCCGCCTTCGACGACCTGAAGCTGGCCACGGCGGCGTCGATCCGCTGGGTCCTCGCGGAGCAGCGGCGGCGCGGCGAGTGGGAGACGTACATCCCGACCGGGCCCGGCGACGTCGGGCGGCGCGACTCGACGATGATCGGCGCGGCGGCGTACTTCCATCCGCTGCGCCTGCACATGGGCAACAAGCTCGGTGACGACGTCGACCGGGCGGCGCGCTGGACCCTCGACACCATGTACGGCCGGTTCGTGACGGGCGGCTTCCGGCACGAGGCGGCCTGGAACGCCTACGGCCCCTACCTCACCACGCAGTTGGCGCACGCCTATCTGCTCGCCGGGGACCCGGCGCGGATGGACGCCCTGCTCGGCTGGGCCGTGGCCGCCTCCATGGCGCGCGTCGACGACCGGGCGGTGGCGCTCGGCGCCTGGAACGAGCAGCACGCGTTCCCCGTGGCGTCGGGCTTCACCGAAGTCCCCCACCGGCACTGGTACATGGGGGACATCCCGCACGGCTGGGCCGCGGCGGAGTATCTGCTGCTGCTCCGCGACATCCTGTTCTTCGAGGCCGACGAGGACCGCGATCCGCATGTGTACATCGCCCCGGGCGTGCGTCCGCACTGGGTGCCCGACGGCGAGTCGGTGAGCGTCGAGGACGCGCCGACGCTGTTCGGCGCGCCCTTCGGCTACCGGCTCACGCACGACGCGGGCGCGCGCACGGTGACCGTGGACATCAGCCGGGCCCCGGGGCGGGTCCGGTACGTCTACCCGTGCCGCTTCGGCAGCGTGCGGTCGGCGTCGGCGGACGGCCGCGACCTGCCGGTGAGCGGGGACGACGTCCACGTCCCCGAGGGCACGCGGCGGTTCGAGGTGAGCTACGCGTAGCCCGGGACGCGCCGCGCCCGGCCCGGGGGCCCGTGCGGGACCCGGGCCGGGCGCGGCCTGTACGCGGCCGTGGTCTCAGGCCTGCTCGCGGCGCAGGCTCTGCCGTTCCTTCTCGGAGAGCCCGCCCCAGACGCCGAACCGCTCGTCGTTGTCGAGGGCGTACGTCAGGCAGGTCTCGCGCATGTCGCACAGGAGGCAGATGCGTTTGGCCTCGCGCACCGAGCTGCCCGGCTCGGGGAAGAAGAAGTCGGGCCCGGTCTGCGCGCAGAGCGCCTGCTCCTGCCAGGCGAGTTCGGGCTCGGTCAAAGCGGTGTCAGAGTGCATGCCGTGATCGTGCTGGACGGCGCGAAACAAGGGATCAACGTTTGCTCAACGCGGCGCGCCGACGCCCGCGGGACCGCTTCCACCCGTCCCGCGACACGCGCCCCGGCCGCCTCCCGGGGACGCCTCAGCCCGTGCTCCGGCGCGTCCCGGCTCCGCTCCCCCGGCCCTCAGCCCTGCGGCGGCTGTGGCTGCATGAGCGCGAACCGCGCGCCGTAGGGATCGGCGAGCTTCGCGAAGGCGCCCACCCCCGCGAGGTCCATCCGCTCGGCCCGGACCGTGCCCCCGCTCGTCCGCGCCTTCTCCACGACCGCGTCGATGTCGGCGACCTGGAAGTACGGCATCCAGTAGACCCCGGCCTCCTGCTCGACCGGGTCCTGGTCCAGCGGCCACAGGCCGCCGAACATGTCGTCCGGGGTGCCGTCGGCGGGGTACACCATGGTGTACGACCCGCCCTCGAAGGGCTGGGTGATGGTCTTCCAGCCGAAGACGGTGGCGTAGAACGCGGCTCCCGCCTCGATGTCCGGGGTGTACAGCTCGGTCCAGATCAGCCCGCCGGGCTCGTTCACCAGCTCCAGGCCCTTGTTCCGCCGCGGCTGCCAGACGGAGAAGGCGACGCCGCCCGAGTCGGCGAAGCCCGCCATGCGGCCGAGGTCGAGGACGTCGGTCGGCTCCCAGAGGGTGCGGCCGCCGGCCTGCTCGACCTGCTTGGCGGTGGCGTCCGCGTCGGGCGTGCAGAAGTACAGCGACCAGGAGGGGGTGCCGGTCTCGGGCGTGACCGTCATGCCGCCCGCGGTCGTCCTGCCGCCGATCTTGAACGTGCCGTACCCGCCGACGTCCTCGCCGCCCTTCTCGAAGTCCCAGCCGAACACCGCGCGGTAGAAGGCTGCCGCGCCGTCGATGTCGGTGGTGCCCAGATCGACCCAGATCGGGGCACCGGTGAGCGTGAGATCACTGAGCATGATCGACTCCTTTGTCGCTCTTGTCGCTCTTTTCGCCTCATGAGTCCGTCGCTTCCGAGTCTTCCACCGGGCACTGACAATCCGCGCGCGCTGCCCCGGTCCGGACACCCCCGTCACCGTCCGTCGCCCGGCCCGGTGGCATTTCCGTCACCCTGCGCAGCCGTCCGCCATCACCTTGTGAAACCGGACAAGATTCTGAGAGCGCTCTCAGCAACATCTCTTGACGCCACGTTTTCCCCGCGGCAACAGTGGGGGCACGTCGACGCACCACCCCGCGCCCGGGCCGTACTCCTGCTCAACTCCCCCCACATTCCAGCCAGGAGAGAAATTCCGTGATCTCGCGCAGAGTGTTCCTGACGTCGTCCGCGGCCGCCGCGGGCGCCCTCACCTACCCCGCCTGGGGCAGCGCGCTCAGCCCGCGCGCCGACGCCGCGCCCGCGACCTGCGAACTCGCCTTGCAGAACAAGTCCCTGCCGGGCCAGGTCCGCGCGTACGTCACCGGGCACGAACCGGGCACCGACCGCTGGCTGCTGCTGAAGCCGGACGGCGGGGTCTACCGCCCCGAGTCGCCGTCGGGGCCGCAGACACCGCTGCCGGTGGACTGCGCCATCCCCCTCGGCGCGGCCGGCTCGGCCCCCAAGGTCCTGACGCTGCCCCAGATGTACGGCGCCCGCGTCTACTTCGTCCGCGACGACAAGCTGGACTTCTTCCTCAACCCGGGCCCGAGCCTCGTCGAGCCCGCCTTCGCCACCAAGGAGGACCCGAACTACGGCCGCACGTGGTCCTTCTGCGAGTTCACCTTCAACAGCACCCAGCTGTACGCGAACATCAGCTACGTCGACCTGGTGACCGCGCTGCCCATCGGCCTGACCCTGGCGGGCGACGCCACCCACACCGTCGCGCCGCTGCCCGACGGCGCGGTGGACAAGATCGCCGCCGATCTGGTGGCGCAGGCGGGCAAGGACGGGCAGCCCTGGGACAAGCTGGTGATCCGCGGTGACGGCGGCGTGCTGCGGGTCATCTCGCCGCAGAACCTCATGGCCCCGTATTTCGACCGCCCCGACCAGATGCCCTTCCGCGACCTCTTCAAGGGCTACGTCGACCAGGTCTGGGACAAGTACCGCTCCACCGACCTGCGGATCGACCTCCAGGGCGGCCGGGGCGTGCGCGTCGGCCGGGTCAGCGGGGACACCCTCACCTTCGAGGGCGGCCACACCTTCGCGAAGCCCTCGTCGAAGGACATCTTCACCTGCAACCACGGCCCGTTCACCAACAACCCGAACGACTCCGACGACAAGAAGGGCCTCCTCGCCCGCCTCGCCGCCGGCTTCAACCGCAGCATCATGCTGACGCATCCCTCGCAGCCCAATGGCACGACCTCGGGCGACTACTACCGCGGCGACGTGACCAACCACTGGGCCCGCGTGGTGCACGCCAACTCGCCCATCGGGTACGCCTTCCCGTACGACGACGTCCGCCCGGACGGCCAGCCGGACGTGTCGGGCGCGGCGCACGACGGGAACCCGCGGCGGTTCACGGTGTCGGTCGGCTCGTAGCGGCCGCGCGACGCGCCTGAAGGGGGCGGGCAGTTCCTTCCGGTGCCCGCCCCCTTTCACGCGGCGGGACAGGCCTAGGCGGACTCCCGGCGTACGAGTTCCGTGGGCAGCACCACACGCGCGGCCTCCTCCTCGGCCGCGGCGCCGCCCGGGGCGTCCGGGGCGTCCGGGGCCCCGGCCTGCCCCTGGTCGCGCAGCAGCATCGCCGCCATCAGGCGCCCCATCTCCTCGATGTCCTGGCGCACCGTCGTCAGGGGCGGATCCGCCTGCTCGGCCAGGGGCAGCATGTCGTCGAAGCCGACGACCGCCACGTCCTCGGGCACCCGCCGCCCCCTCTCGCGCAGCACGCGCAGCGCCCCGGCCGCCGACAGGTCGTTCGCGGCGAAGACCGCGTCCACGTCGGGGCATCGGTCGAGGAGCGCGCGCATGGCGCGTTCACCGCCCGCGGGAGTGAAGTCGCCCTCGGCGACCAGGCGGGGGTCGCCGTCCGGTACGACGTCG from Streptomyces flavofungini includes:
- a CDS encoding WhiB family transcriptional regulator; amino-acid sequence: MHSDTALTEPELAWQEQALCAQTGPDFFFPEPGSSVREAKRICLLCDMRETCLTYALDNDERFGVWGGLSEKERQSLRREQA
- a CDS encoding VOC family protein, which translates into the protein MLSDLTLTGAPIWVDLGTTDIDGAAAFYRAVFGWDFEKGGEDVGGYGTFKIGGRTTAGGMTVTPETGTPSWSLYFCTPDADATAKQVEQAGGRTLWEPTDVLDLGRMAGFADSGGVAFSVWQPRRNKGLELVNEPGGLIWTELYTPDIEAGAAFYATVFGWKTITQPFEGGSYTMVYPADGTPDDMFGGLWPLDQDPVEQEAGVYWMPYFQVADIDAVVEKARTSGGTVRAERMDLAGVGAFAKLADPYGARFALMQPQPPQG
- a CDS encoding glycoside hydrolase family 64 protein, which codes for MISRRVFLTSSAAAAGALTYPAWGSALSPRADAAPATCELALQNKSLPGQVRAYVTGHEPGTDRWLLLKPDGGVYRPESPSGPQTPLPVDCAIPLGAAGSAPKVLTLPQMYGARVYFVRDDKLDFFLNPGPSLVEPAFATKEDPNYGRTWSFCEFTFNSTQLYANISYVDLVTALPIGLTLAGDATHTVAPLPDGAVDKIAADLVAQAGKDGQPWDKLVIRGDGGVLRVISPQNLMAPYFDRPDQMPFRDLFKGYVDQVWDKYRSTDLRIDLQGGRGVRVGRVSGDTLTFEGGHTFAKPSSKDIFTCNHGPFTNNPNDSDDKKGLLARLAAGFNRSIMLTHPSQPNGTTSGDYYRGDVTNHWARVVHANSPIGYAFPYDDVRPDGQPDVSGAAHDGNPRRFTVSVGS